The Candidatus Zixiibacteriota bacterium genome window below encodes:
- the motA gene encoding flagellar motor stator protein MotA has protein sequence MLFFLGAIVVLGSVLGGFMWHGGHPLALNQPNEVLIIGGAALGSLIIATPMPVIKALIGQLKGVLVGGGYKKQDYLDLLVMMYEIFNVARRDGLVGLENHIEHPNESEILKRYPKFLKNHHAVAFFADTMRVVISGSVQPHDLEDLMDSDLEVLHDDEGRPSDAVGAVADALPGLGIVAAVLGIVITMAQLDSGPEVIGHSVAAALTGTFMGVLACYGFVGPIAHSMKHRVKENGQYLTCMKQALLSFHKGVAGVIAVEFARRSLFAEVRPTFLELEDACNQAKRR, from the coding sequence ATGCTGTTTTTTCTTGGAGCAATCGTGGTACTGGGGAGCGTTCTGGGCGGGTTTATGTGGCACGGCGGTCATCCACTGGCCCTGAACCAGCCGAACGAGGTGCTGATCATCGGCGGCGCCGCTCTCGGATCCCTGATTATTGCCACCCCGATGCCGGTCATCAAGGCGCTGATCGGCCAACTGAAAGGCGTGCTCGTCGGGGGTGGGTATAAGAAACAAGACTACCTCGACCTGCTCGTCATGATGTACGAGATCTTCAACGTTGCCCGCCGCGACGGCCTGGTCGGTCTGGAAAACCACATCGAGCACCCCAACGAAAGCGAGATCCTCAAGCGGTACCCCAAATTCCTGAAGAATCACCATGCCGTTGCGTTTTTTGCCGATACCATGCGCGTCGTTATCTCCGGTTCCGTGCAGCCTCACGACCTGGAGGACCTGATGGATTCGGATCTTGAGGTCCTGCACGACGATGAGGGACGGCCGTCGGACGCCGTCGGCGCAGTCGCGGACGCGTTACCGGGACTCGGTATCGTCGCTGCCGTTCTCGGTATTGTCATCACCATGGCCCAGCTGGACTCGGGACCTGAAGTGATAGGTCACAGCGTGGCCGCGGCTCTCACGGGGACGTTTATGGGCGTATTGGCCTGTTATGGATTTGTAGGACCGATTGCCCACAGCATGAAGCACCGGGTCAAAGAAAACGGCCAGTACCTGACCTGCATGAAACAGGCGCTGCTTTCCTTCCACAAAGGGGTAGCGGGGGTGATTGCCGTGGAATTTGCCCGCCGCTCGCTGTTCGCCGAAGTGCGGCCCACCTTTCTGGAGCTCGAGGATGCCTGTAATCAGGCCAAACGCAGGTAG
- a CDS encoding flagellar motor protein MotB: MADSEQPIIIKRVKKYGHGHHGGSWKVAFADFMTAMMAFFLVMWLVGQSDQVKKNVSEYFRDPGKYQTKGGAGVLKGSASVLKKEGSSANTLVKEVIKKEHLPSAEEQKQMAAAAQGILHELEKQDAFKRLKKNVKLQMTSEGLRIILNESENAPAFFEPGSSKLLQKSAIILVTIARQLGQLQNSLVVEGHTDRSITGDAAYSNWELSADRANAARQLMEVSGLRFGQVREVRGYADKIPMIAHTPDDQRNRRVSILVLYESRERAYDQMEVGSDLMAEVGD; the protein is encoded by the coding sequence ATGGCTGACAGCGAACAGCCAATCATCATAAAACGTGTCAAAAAATACGGACACGGCCACCACGGCGGGTCATGGAAGGTCGCCTTTGCTGACTTCATGACGGCCATGATGGCCTTTTTCCTTGTGATGTGGCTCGTCGGTCAGTCCGACCAGGTCAAGAAAAACGTCAGTGAGTACTTCCGTGATCCCGGCAAGTATCAGACGAAAGGCGGAGCCGGCGTCCTCAAAGGCAGTGCGTCGGTGTTGAAAAAGGAAGGCAGCTCGGCGAATACGCTCGTGAAGGAAGTCATCAAAAAGGAACATCTCCCCAGCGCCGAGGAACAGAAACAGATGGCCGCCGCCGCGCAGGGAATTCTCCATGAACTGGAAAAACAAGACGCCTTCAAGCGTCTCAAGAAAAACGTCAAGTTGCAGATGACCTCCGAGGGTTTGCGGATTATCCTCAACGAATCGGAAAACGCACCCGCCTTCTTCGAGCCCGGGTCGTCCAAGCTTCTTCAGAAGAGCGCCATAATCCTGGTAACGATCGCCCGCCAGCTCGGCCAACTCCAGAACTCCCTGGTCGTCGAGGGGCACACTGATCGGTCCATTACCGGCGATGCTGCATACTCCAACTGGGAGTTGTCAGCCGACCGCGCCAACGCCGCGCGGCAGTTGATGGAGGTCTCCGGCCTGCGTTTCGGGCAGGTGCGCGAGGTTCGCGGGTATGCGGACAAGATCCCCATGATCGCGCACACTCCGGATGACCAACGCAACCGCAGGGTCAGCATACTTGTGCTGTACGAGTCACGCGAACGGGCGTATGACCAGATGGAAGTTGGTTCGGATCTGATGGCCGAGGTTGGAGACTGA